In one window of Vibrio sp. DW001 DNA:
- a CDS encoding DUF1007 family protein has product MKTHIEGTDSIITGFRMEWSFDAMTSAYMLDGEDTSSKNEQETLHNVAVSVLKNMLYEHYFTYFYDGDTPIRYKVAQNEKLTRDRAKLVLSFELPLSKPKPITKDTLRLLIFEPSYYVDMTWNSINDVVLSEDLARDCQIALIEPTPTLEQMTYAMSLPAKADPDNALGQLFTQTVQIHCTNIAADK; this is encoded by the coding sequence ATGAAGACTCACATCGAAGGTACGGATAGTATTATCACGGGCTTTAGAATGGAGTGGTCGTTTGATGCCATGACATCGGCTTATATGCTTGATGGAGAAGATACTTCTTCCAAAAACGAGCAAGAAACCCTACATAATGTTGCGGTTTCAGTATTAAAAAACATGCTCTACGAACACTACTTCACCTATTTTTATGATGGTGATACACCAATCAGATACAAGGTTGCTCAAAACGAAAAACTAACACGTGACAGAGCAAAATTAGTGCTTAGCTTCGAACTGCCTTTATCTAAACCGAAACCAATTACCAAAGATACATTGCGTCTGCTGATTTTCGAGCCGAGCTATTATGTGGATATGACTTGGAATTCGATAAATGATGTTGTCCTATCAGAGGACCTTGCTCGTGATTGTCAGATAGCGCTCATTGAACCAACTCCAACGTTAGAACAGATGACTTACGCCATGTCTTTGCCAGCAAAAGCTGACCCAGATAATGCGTTGGGACAACTCTTTACTCAAACGGTACAGATTCATTGCACGAATATAGCCGCCGACAAATAA
- a CDS encoding nickel/cobalt transporter, with the protein MKLNSMQNKTSNTKPYKRNRYVAIIVSLVLIVSLYQLWIVWPMLVIKSISWQREVNALLADLLYDAKTNPLIAGAYLAGVSFLYGMLHSLGPGHGKVIVTTYLATHPTKVKSSLILTVVSAMCQALVAVVLVSVLLWCFSASMQTVNLKATFFVSLSFALVAVLGGLICWKAVKQLYRSISPTRLKVTTLMQVNAQEDDRVFSLKSPFHHSSNLNPGINANAVESHHIHHDECGCGHKHVVDAEAINRASTWKEYIGIVATIGIRPCTGAIMVLLFANMVDLYWMGVISAVVMAAGTALTTSIIAIMTLAGKHLIKRYLVTEKSSRQASWKLAGYSLQLFAGLLLIVFGLLFMGSQDFGISPMFSV; encoded by the coding sequence ATGAAATTGAACTCGATGCAAAATAAAACGAGCAACACCAAGCCTTATAAACGAAACAGGTATGTAGCCATAATTGTCTCACTCGTTTTGATCGTTAGCCTATATCAGCTATGGATAGTTTGGCCGATGTTGGTTATCAAGAGTATATCGTGGCAACGAGAGGTAAATGCTCTACTAGCCGATCTATTATACGACGCAAAAACAAATCCACTTATCGCTGGTGCGTACTTAGCTGGAGTCAGTTTTTTATATGGCATGCTCCATTCATTAGGTCCTGGGCACGGAAAAGTGATAGTGACAACGTATTTAGCGACACATCCGACGAAGGTGAAGTCCAGCTTAATATTGACCGTAGTTTCGGCCATGTGTCAGGCCTTAGTAGCAGTTGTATTGGTAAGCGTTCTACTATGGTGTTTTAGCGCTTCAATGCAAACAGTTAATCTCAAAGCCACGTTCTTTGTATCTCTGAGCTTTGCCTTGGTAGCGGTGCTTGGTGGGTTAATATGTTGGAAGGCTGTAAAACAACTTTATCGTTCAATTTCCCCCACAAGACTAAAGGTTACCACTCTCATGCAGGTAAATGCACAAGAAGACGATAGAGTTTTCTCGTTAAAATCTCCCTTTCATCACTCTTCAAACCTAAATCCCGGAATTAACGCTAACGCGGTCGAAAGTCACCATATACATCATGATGAATGTGGTTGCGGTCATAAGCATGTCGTTGACGCTGAAGCGATTAATCGTGCCTCTACCTGGAAAGAATATATTGGCATTGTAGCCACTATCGGAATAAGGCCCTGCACTGGCGCTATCATGGTACTTTTATTTGCTAATATGGTCGATTTATATTGGATGGGCGTAATTAGCGCAGTAGTGATGGCAGCAGGGACAGCGCTGACAACGTCGATCATTGCAATAATGACTCTCGCTGGAAAACACCTAATAAAACGTTATCTGGTAACAGAGAAAAGTAGCCGCCAAGCAAGTTGGAAACTGGCAGGCTACTCTCTTCAACTTTTTGCTGGTTTATTGCTAATCGTATTCGGTCTGTTATTTATGGGCAGCCAAGATTTTGGTATTTCCCCAATGTTTTCGGTATAA
- a CDS encoding GTP-binding protein, protein MSFDSVPILAVPTNIITGFLGVGKTTAILKLLESKPANERWAVLVNEFGEIGVDGSLLQGHNNEPKHVFIREVPGGCMCCAAGLPMQIAIADTVVGNKLDLYVDADKSRLEEYVDGIGALNAKLIFAKHGTINIAELEGETNAKQRPHHHHHRRKPLASELPMPESGIVRATNNEEGFESIGWRFAPDKHFDRQRLHHFLIELKVERIKAVFITPDGVFGFNLTEDGLTEVKLDDCVESRIEIISDSINSVIEHKLLECLVS, encoded by the coding sequence ATGAGCTTTGATAGCGTACCTATATTGGCGGTACCGACCAATATCATTACCGGTTTTCTTGGAGTGGGGAAAACTACCGCTATTCTTAAACTGCTGGAGAGCAAACCTGCTAACGAACGTTGGGCCGTGTTGGTTAATGAGTTTGGTGAAATCGGTGTTGATGGCAGCTTATTACAGGGTCACAACAATGAGCCGAAACATGTGTTTATCCGAGAAGTTCCGGGTGGTTGCATGTGTTGTGCAGCAGGGTTACCAATGCAAATTGCAATAGCCGATACAGTTGTTGGCAATAAGCTTGATCTCTATGTAGATGCTGATAAGTCAAGGTTAGAAGAATACGTAGATGGAATAGGCGCTCTTAATGCCAAGTTGATATTCGCGAAGCATGGTACGATCAATATCGCGGAACTAGAGGGCGAAACAAACGCTAAGCAGCGTCCACATCATCACCATCATAGAAGAAAACCACTTGCTTCCGAATTACCTATGCCAGAAAGCGGCATCGTTAGGGCAACAAATAACGAAGAAGGGTTTGAAAGTATTGGTTGGCGCTTCGCGCCAGATAAACATTTTGATCGTCAACGTCTACATCATTTTCTCATAGAGCTAAAAGTAGAGCGCATAAAGGCCGTATTTATTACGCCTGATGGGGTGTTTGGATTCAACCTAACTGAAGATGGCTTAACAGAAGTAAAATTAGATGATTGTGTAGAGAGTCGTATCGAAATAATTTCAGACTCTATCAATTCAGTAATAGAGCACAAATTACTTGAGTGTTTAGTAAGTTAA
- a CDS encoding carbonate dehydratase, translating into MLRKNPIGHMPEVSENAFIDPTAIICGKVTIEDNVFIGPYAVIRADEVNEQGEMETILIKRDTNIQDGVVIHSKAGAAVTIGERSSIAHRSIIHGPCEVSDDVFIGFNSVVFNAFIGKGCVIRHNCVVDGLDLPEYFHVPPMTNISDKFDLQSISKVPPEYSAFSESVVSANHTLVEGYRRISNEL; encoded by the coding sequence ATGTTAAGAAAAAACCCAATCGGGCATATGCCTGAGGTGTCGGAAAACGCCTTCATTGACCCAACCGCTATTATTTGCGGGAAGGTGACGATTGAAGACAACGTCTTTATTGGGCCATATGCGGTAATTCGAGCCGATGAAGTAAACGAACAAGGCGAAATGGAAACCATCTTAATTAAGCGCGATACCAACATTCAAGATGGTGTGGTTATCCATTCCAAAGCGGGTGCCGCAGTGACAATTGGAGAGCGTTCATCCATTGCCCACCGTTCTATTATTCACGGCCCATGTGAAGTAAGCGATGATGTGTTCATTGGCTTCAATTCTGTTGTGTTTAATGCCTTTATCGGCAAAGGCTGTGTAATTCGGCACAACTGCGTGGTAGATGGACTCGATTTGCCAGAATATTTTCATGTTCCCCCTATGACGAACATTAGCGACAAATTTGATTTGCAAAGCATATCCAAAGTACCACCGGAATACTCGGCTTTTTCTGAGTCGGTGGTTTCGGCAAACCATACGCTAGTAGAAGGTTATCGGAGAATTTCGAATGAGCTTTGA
- a CDS encoding transcriptional repressor, translating to MRDNEAVIQHAEKSCKAHGKLLTEKRKLVLRALVQSNKELSAYELADYCKEHFGQNIKAMSVYRILDFLETEHLAHKINVSNKYIACSHILCEHEHGIAQFLICSECGRISELTTGSTVVTELQSHARQEGFTMTKPQLEISCVCDDCAK from the coding sequence ATGCGAGATAACGAAGCTGTTATACAACATGCCGAGAAAAGCTGTAAGGCTCACGGGAAACTACTAACAGAAAAACGCAAACTGGTTTTGCGTGCGTTGGTCCAATCTAATAAGGAACTTTCTGCTTATGAACTTGCTGACTATTGTAAGGAGCATTTTGGTCAAAACATTAAAGCAATGTCGGTGTATCGCATCTTGGATTTTCTTGAGACAGAGCATCTAGCTCATAAGATCAATGTTTCGAATAAGTACATTGCTTGTTCACATATCCTTTGCGAACACGAGCACGGTATCGCTCAATTTTTGATCTGTTCAGAGTGCGGAAGAATTAGTGAGTTAACAACAGGTTCAACTGTCGTAACCGAACTGCAATCGCACGCGAGACAAGAAGGCTTCACCATGACTAAACCTCAACTCGAAATAAGTTGCGTGTGTGATGACTGTGCTAAATAA
- a CDS encoding DUF1826 domain-containing protein, whose protein sequence is MNLQAAVEPVRSDITSLLPIGDQLGVLASIYQPDHNIAIWQRSLSNELEKSIQQLLNEDIQLALVQGVTPQSCFDYIQKKLVGHACAEGLAEDIALIVDMFCCLFDLKEAGLRLTTLDKPMCPKFHVDRLPCRLVTTYVGSATQWLKNDYIDRSKLGSGSLGQLDKLSGLYKNELMIEQMNNGDVALLKGSGWEGNEKAGLVHRSPALASCERRLLLTLDMM, encoded by the coding sequence ATGAATCTTCAGGCCGCTGTTGAACCCGTTCGCTCGGATATCACAAGTTTGTTGCCGATAGGCGACCAACTAGGTGTTTTAGCAAGCATATATCAACCAGATCATAACATTGCCATATGGCAGCGCTCACTGTCGAATGAACTTGAGAAGAGCATTCAGCAATTGCTAAACGAGGATATTCAATTAGCTTTGGTACAGGGCGTTACACCGCAAAGTTGTTTTGATTACATACAAAAGAAGTTAGTCGGACACGCTTGTGCAGAAGGGCTAGCTGAAGATATCGCGTTGATAGTGGATATGTTTTGTTGTCTGTTTGACCTAAAAGAAGCCGGATTACGGTTAACAACGTTAGATAAGCCAATGTGCCCTAAGTTTCATGTCGATAGGCTACCATGTCGTTTGGTCACAACCTATGTTGGTTCCGCGACACAATGGTTGAAGAATGACTATATTGACCGGAGCAAACTGGGATCTGGCAGCTTAGGTCAGTTGGATAAATTGTCCGGTCTGTATAAGAACGAGTTGATGATAGAGCAGATGAACAATGGTGATGTCGCGTTGCTCAAAGGTAGTGGTTGGGAAGGCAATGAAAAAGCCGGTTTGGTTCATCGCTCACCAGCATTAGCCTCATGTGAGAGAAGGTTGTTATTAACCTTGGACATGATGTAG
- a CDS encoding metal ABC transporter permease, with protein sequence MLDDFLLRAALAGLGVTLAAAPLGCFIVWRRMAYFGDATAHASMLGVALSLAFSLPIFPSVLFIALLMAITVSTLSGRGYAMDTLLGVLAHSALAIGLVAVSFLSGVRLDLMAYLFGDILAVSKMDLLMIWGGTLLVIGLISQRWAGLLLSTLNPDLAMASGYSPKREQLILTIALAVVVAVAIKVVGVLLIVAMLIIPAATARPFSHTPEMMAVFAALIGCSSSVIGLRTSFVFDTPTGPTMVCIATVFFVLSSLVWRVIGKARTARQGRSEMNRTQEDI encoded by the coding sequence ATGTTGGATGATTTTCTTTTGCGAGCAGCCTTAGCTGGTTTAGGTGTGACATTGGCGGCCGCGCCATTGGGCTGCTTTATCGTATGGCGGAGAATGGCCTATTTCGGTGACGCGACGGCTCATGCCTCTATGTTGGGTGTCGCCCTGTCACTCGCTTTTTCGCTTCCCATATTCCCTAGCGTATTGTTTATAGCTTTGTTAATGGCCATCACGGTTTCTACGCTTAGCGGGAGAGGGTATGCGATGGACACCTTGCTTGGAGTGTTGGCGCACTCTGCACTGGCGATTGGGCTTGTCGCCGTATCATTTCTATCTGGTGTTCGTTTGGATCTAATGGCGTATCTATTTGGTGATATTTTGGCGGTGAGTAAAATGGACTTACTGATGATTTGGGGCGGCACCTTGCTGGTAATTGGACTGATAAGTCAGCGATGGGCTGGTCTTTTATTATCTACGCTCAATCCAGATTTGGCGATGGCCAGCGGTTACTCGCCAAAACGTGAACAACTGATCCTGACCATTGCGCTTGCTGTTGTGGTGGCTGTAGCGATTAAGGTCGTGGGAGTATTGTTGATTGTGGCGATGTTGATTATTCCTGCCGCTACTGCTCGACCATTTAGCCATACACCTGAAATGATGGCGGTATTTGCAGCCTTGATAGGATGCAGTTCGAGTGTGATTGGACTGCGTACGTCATTTGTATTCGATACACCAACCGGCCCTACGATGGTGTGTATTGCTACTGTTTTTTTCGTGCTCTCAAGCTTGGTCTGGAGAGTAATTGGCAAAGCACGGACTGCGAGGCAAGGGCGGTCTGAGATGAATAGAACCCAAGAAGATATATGA
- a CDS encoding ATP-binding cassette domain-containing protein, whose amino-acid sequence MLISSQALSVKFGGHLVLDNINMSVSKGEIVTIVGPNGSGKSTLLRTLIGAVSPAHGNIERAHDLKIGYVPQRLHIDETLPMTVHRFLTLPVRHPKASIDNALEKAGVAGLIKQQVMSMSGGQLQRVLLARALLEEPSLLLLDEATQGLDQRGAVDFYRQIDDIRKETGCTVIMVSHDLHVVMRRTDRVICLNGYVCCEGAPAKVSASPEYKALFGLDDDNILGVYQHQPSSSYRQRRPLNVG is encoded by the coding sequence ATGCTAATTTCATCACAGGCGTTATCGGTCAAGTTTGGTGGGCACCTTGTACTGGACAACATTAATATGTCTGTCAGCAAAGGTGAGATAGTCACTATCGTTGGTCCGAATGGTTCGGGAAAATCGACGTTATTGCGAACCTTGATTGGTGCCGTTTCCCCAGCCCATGGCAATATTGAACGTGCTCATGACCTAAAGATTGGCTATGTTCCCCAACGCTTGCATATTGATGAGACACTGCCAATGACAGTCCATCGATTCTTAACGCTTCCAGTAAGGCACCCCAAAGCTTCCATTGACAATGCTCTGGAAAAGGCTGGTGTGGCAGGTCTGATTAAGCAGCAAGTGATGTCTATGTCTGGAGGCCAACTTCAACGAGTATTATTAGCCCGAGCGTTATTGGAAGAACCCTCATTATTGTTGCTCGATGAGGCTACTCAAGGTTTAGATCAGCGTGGCGCGGTAGATTTTTACCGACAAATTGATGATATTCGAAAAGAGACTGGATGTACGGTCATCATGGTAAGTCATGATTTGCATGTGGTGATGCGGCGAACAGATAGAGTGATCTGTTTGAATGGTTATGTTTGTTGTGAAGGTGCTCCAGCTAAAGTGAGCGCATCGCCTGAGTACAAAGCGCTCTTTGGCCTGGACGATGACAATATTTTGGGGGTGTATCAGCATCAACCTTCGTCTAGCTATCGCCAAAGGAGACCTCTAAATGTTGGATGA
- a CDS encoding zinc ABC transporter substrate-binding protein, with translation MLKKALLGTFISLATSSLAHAQVPKVAVDIAPLHSLVTQVMGEVGKPELLIRPEASPHEYALRPSEAKALSEADIVFWIGEGLTPWLEKPLTSLAGSAIQIEMTESKDTTLYDFREGATFEGHEEHKEHGDKHDHDHEQHHEEESDEAEHHHHHEGHDPHAWLDPKNAAVWVNTILEALVDADPEHAQAYQDNAKATIARLSQLTTDIEKQANDLKGIKFIVFHDAYQYFEQRFNLTATGAISLSDASDPSPARVKEIRQTVKDLGVSCVFTEPQYNPKLVNTVFEGSTVTTIGTMDPIGADIAIGSDQYTSLLIAMINSLKQCQ, from the coding sequence ATGCTCAAGAAAGCCTTATTAGGCACTTTTATTAGCTTAGCCACATCCTCATTGGCTCACGCTCAAGTTCCTAAAGTAGCGGTTGATATCGCTCCCCTGCACTCGCTCGTTACACAGGTTATGGGTGAGGTAGGAAAACCTGAGTTACTGATTCGTCCAGAAGCTTCGCCACACGAGTACGCGTTACGTCCTTCTGAAGCCAAAGCGCTGTCTGAAGCAGATATCGTTTTTTGGATTGGAGAAGGCTTAACCCCGTGGCTTGAAAAGCCACTAACTAGTCTAGCGGGTTCTGCAATTCAGATTGAAATGACGGAATCAAAAGACACAACGCTTTATGACTTCCGAGAGGGGGCAACATTTGAGGGCCATGAAGAGCATAAAGAGCATGGTGACAAACATGACCACGACCATGAACAGCATCATGAAGAAGAAAGCGATGAAGCAGAGCATCACCATCACCATGAAGGCCATGACCCGCATGCATGGTTAGATCCTAAGAATGCAGCCGTCTGGGTAAACACCATTTTAGAGGCCTTGGTTGACGCCGACCCTGAGCACGCACAAGCCTATCAAGATAACGCAAAAGCGACGATTGCTCGTTTAAGTCAACTGACTACCGATATAGAGAAACAGGCTAACGACCTGAAAGGTATCAAGTTCATCGTTTTTCATGATGCCTACCAATATTTTGAACAGCGCTTTAATCTAACCGCAACTGGAGCGATTTCGTTATCTGACGCATCGGATCCAAGTCCAGCTAGAGTCAAAGAGATTCGTCAAACGGTGAAAGATCTGGGTGTTAGCTGCGTATTCACAGAACCACAGTACAATCCAAAGTTGGTCAACACGGTTTTCGAAGGTTCAACGGTTACCACTATTGGGACGATGGATCCAATCGGTGCCGATATTGCTATCGGATCAGATCAATACACCTCGCTGTTGATCGCCATGATTAACAGCCTTAAGCAGTGCCAATAA
- a CDS encoding DUF364 domain-containing protein, producing MSENELNITMEQVLAGSVNSDTLVDKVIIGLNWTMVRAGDLCGVARSPDRGTEGARTIRPSEGFSGKTLGELAGYLCSPDSLMRSLGLAAVNAWWNRKELFPEAEKFVTEMGGLSAIEAPGENVVIVGGFRGAQKRLPLSRIIEREPKPGDTSVEDAPQAYAEAKQLAITAQTLMNGSLPSILEQSAMVSSRILVGPSTPLCPLLFNFGLTELSGAVIIDADAAETFILESGTMIMLDNIAVSRHLIL from the coding sequence ATGAGCGAGAACGAACTGAACATAACAATGGAACAGGTACTGGCAGGCAGTGTCAACAGCGACACTCTTGTCGATAAAGTTATTATAGGATTGAACTGGACGATGGTAAGAGCTGGTGATCTATGCGGCGTGGCAAGAAGTCCAGACAGAGGTACTGAAGGTGCTCGAACTATTCGGCCTTCAGAGGGTTTTTCTGGCAAAACGTTAGGTGAACTTGCCGGATACCTGTGTTCTCCTGATTCCTTGATGCGATCTTTAGGACTCGCGGCCGTCAATGCTTGGTGGAACAGAAAGGAACTTTTTCCAGAAGCAGAGAAATTTGTAACTGAAATGGGTGGGCTTTCTGCGATAGAGGCTCCGGGAGAAAATGTTGTGATTGTTGGTGGTTTCAGAGGGGCACAAAAACGCCTGCCACTATCGCGAATTATAGAAAGAGAACCAAAACCGGGAGATACCTCTGTTGAAGATGCACCACAAGCCTACGCCGAAGCCAAACAATTAGCGATCACTGCTCAAACTCTAATGAACGGAAGCCTCCCATCCATTCTAGAGCAAAGCGCCATGGTTTCCAGTCGCATATTGGTCGGACCGAGTACACCATTGTGTCCACTACTATTTAACTTCGGACTAACCGAACTTAGTGGTGCCGTTATCATTGATGCTGATGCCGCAGAAACGTTTATTCTTGAATCAGGCACCATGATTATGCTGGATAATATAGCTGTAAGCAGACACTTAATTTTGTGA
- a CDS encoding TonB-dependent receptor, giving the protein MGNINWYTHSIRRASRSKVSLAISCALLLTTNVAQAEDFIPQLKAHGKPSPFAVMPLYDLNQPGGEMPYVQPQAEPTQGAIDTVVNSSSRTALVGTSYNSATGGHETFADVRKKGTKFYGRAIIVDESASEYDGESGEEIRFGYDRQAGQIVLGTTPRSSTDVKLVYIRDIIEDNKNPIATGVGYYGGALKVAGGYGVDPIDTDRQVAKLMWDENVNGSIVQDFHLEFSSISLDRTADNYSLRDTPVAQQQKAKVDRTVNGFKADSDLMVLGSKVNLALDYSDISHDAKRYGGPNTAGLDYVSAYHYPGVEMDEWLLSAVSEFDVATAQTVTFGVNYKYVDATATNATRATNTPGAGNMSALQLYQTYYGDVDLDQSEGNFSAKLQWDYDNASGLTGYASVANFFRSPDTQERYFAVTSFAGVQDQPVGTSARAVGNPDIEWEQHRRIEAGIGKSSENWVNYGRTRGHGMAWDIDATVYYDDINDFITRDRARAQAGISVSDYARIWRNVDATMSAIEIDAKANLTRKFATRLVLNFTDGENTTDDRDLYYVSPFEGNLFFDYSDYLSTGGTWNVGTQIRYVAEQNSVDADPTTGSGYDGGEADSFTTVGLYASAQFKDRYGIKVGVDNLTNESYTDSMAKFSLEGNRVLVEAPERSFYVAIAANF; this is encoded by the coding sequence ATGGGAAACATAAACTGGTATACCCACTCCATTAGAAGAGCGTCAAGGAGTAAAGTATCGTTGGCGATATCCTGTGCGTTACTGCTAACAACAAATGTCGCACAAGCAGAAGATTTTATTCCCCAACTTAAGGCACATGGCAAGCCTTCTCCGTTTGCGGTTATGCCACTGTACGACCTGAATCAGCCGGGAGGAGAGATGCCTTATGTTCAGCCTCAGGCCGAACCAACACAAGGTGCAATTGATACTGTCGTCAACTCAAGCTCAAGAACAGCGCTTGTAGGCACTTCGTATAACAGTGCTACTGGTGGACATGAAACCTTTGCTGATGTACGAAAGAAAGGCACCAAGTTTTATGGTCGCGCTATCATTGTGGATGAATCCGCGAGTGAATATGACGGTGAGTCTGGTGAAGAAATACGTTTTGGCTACGACAGGCAGGCTGGCCAAATTGTATTGGGTACAACCCCTAGAAGCAGTACTGATGTAAAGCTAGTTTATATTAGGGATATTATTGAAGATAACAAGAACCCCATAGCGACAGGCGTTGGATACTACGGTGGCGCACTGAAGGTTGCGGGCGGCTATGGTGTTGATCCCATCGACACGGATCGTCAGGTTGCAAAACTGATGTGGGATGAGAACGTAAATGGTTCTATTGTTCAGGATTTTCACCTTGAGTTCTCTTCTATCTCCTTAGACAGAACAGCCGATAACTATAGCCTTAGAGACACGCCTGTAGCGCAACAGCAAAAAGCAAAAGTAGACCGCACAGTTAATGGTTTTAAAGCTGATTCCGACTTAATGGTCCTTGGCTCAAAAGTTAACCTTGCGCTTGATTATTCCGATATCAGCCACGATGCAAAAAGATATGGTGGTCCAAATACGGCAGGTCTTGATTATGTGAGTGCATACCACTATCCGGGTGTAGAGATGGATGAGTGGCTACTTTCTGCGGTTTCCGAGTTCGATGTAGCGACAGCACAAACAGTAACGTTTGGTGTTAACTACAAATATGTAGACGCAACAGCGACCAACGCGACGCGTGCTACTAACACCCCTGGTGCCGGCAATATGAGTGCGCTTCAGCTTTATCAGACATACTACGGTGATGTCGATTTGGATCAGAGTGAAGGCAACTTTAGCGCCAAGCTTCAGTGGGATTATGATAATGCTTCAGGCCTGACAGGCTATGCCTCAGTAGCAAACTTCTTCCGTTCTCCGGATACTCAGGAGCGGTACTTTGCTGTTACTTCATTTGCTGGTGTACAGGATCAACCTGTGGGTACCAGTGCTCGCGCGGTAGGTAACCCGGATATTGAGTGGGAACAGCACAGAAGAATTGAAGCGGGTATAGGTAAGTCGAGTGAAAACTGGGTGAATTATGGTAGAACCCGTGGTCATGGTATGGCATGGGATATAGATGCTACAGTTTATTACGATGATATCAATGACTTTATTACTCGTGACCGTGCACGAGCGCAAGCAGGGATCTCAGTAAGCGATTATGCGCGAATCTGGCGTAACGTTGATGCAACGATGTCTGCAATTGAAATCGATGCTAAAGCCAATCTGACTAGAAAATTTGCTACTCGCCTAGTGTTGAACTTTACAGACGGTGAAAACACGACGGACGATCGCGATCTTTACTATGTTTCTCCATTCGAAGGTAATCTTTTCTTCGACTACTCCGATTACCTAAGCACAGGTGGTACCTGGAACGTAGGTACTCAAATTCGTTATGTAGCAGAGCAAAACAGCGTTGATGCCGACCCAACAACGGGCAGTGGTTATGACGGTGGTGAAGCAGATTCATTTACTACAGTAGGCTTATATGCATCGGCGCAGTTTAAAGACCGATACGGCATTAAAGTAGGTGTCGATAACCTGACTAACGAATCTTACACCGACAGCATGGCGAAGTTCTCGCTCGAAGGTAATCGAGTTCTTGTAGAAGCACCGGAGCGTAGCTTCTATGTCGCCATTGCTGCAAACTTTTAA
- a CDS encoding PhnD/SsuA/transferrin family substrate-binding protein, which translates to MSTTRREFLRNCGFVGATVAGSSLIPGMAFANGNKKRNQLTMYGPPVGPSVTLAHAAETGAIPSLVENLSFETYRNPDVLRTNFVAGRWELAGTPSYVAANLHNKGLKVRLMNMMTWGLLYVISADENVKTIEDLKGQDIVMPFKADMPDLVFQHVAAKKGMAVDKDYRLNYVSSPFEGLQLLLSGRAKHAVLPEPAATAALLKGLKSAKKMTRVIDLQSVWGEVTGGPARIPQAGMMVSDSLLDEMPDLPDRLNAALTRSTNWVVNNPTSAGRLGEAYMALKAPVIERSIPFCNFGLSKAKDIQSEIESFYSILAETNPAIIGGQLPPDEFYLG; encoded by the coding sequence ATGAGTACTACAAGAAGAGAATTTCTTCGTAATTGCGGATTTGTTGGTGCAACGGTAGCAGGTAGCAGCCTGATTCCGGGGATGGCGTTTGCGAATGGGAATAAAAAACGTAATCAACTAACTATGTATGGCCCACCTGTTGGCCCTTCAGTAACACTGGCGCATGCAGCTGAAACGGGAGCAATCCCAAGTCTGGTTGAAAACCTGAGCTTTGAAACCTACCGCAACCCGGACGTTCTTAGAACGAACTTTGTCGCTGGTCGCTGGGAGTTAGCTGGTACGCCAAGTTATGTAGCAGCAAACCTGCATAATAAGGGCTTGAAAGTTCGTCTGATGAACATGATGACCTGGGGACTTTTGTATGTAATTTCAGCAGATGAAAACGTAAAAACAATAGAAGATCTAAAAGGTCAGGATATTGTTATGCCATTTAAAGCCGATATGCCTGACCTGGTGTTCCAGCATGTTGCCGCTAAAAAGGGTATGGCTGTCGACAAGGATTATCGCCTGAACTATGTAAGTAGTCCGTTTGAAGGTTTGCAGTTATTGCTATCCGGACGCGCGAAACATGCGGTATTGCCTGAGCCAGCTGCTACAGCAGCGTTGCTGAAAGGTCTGAAGTCTGCGAAGAAAATGACGCGAGTCATCGACCTTCAGAGCGTATGGGGAGAAGTGACGGGCGGACCTGCGCGTATTCCACAGGCAGGTATGATGGTTTCTGATTCGCTTCTGGATGAGATGCCAGATCTGCCAGACAGACTAAACGCAGCTCTTACTCGCTCAACTAACTGGGTGGTAAATAACCCAACCAGTGCTGGACGGTTGGGTGAAGCCTATATGGCTCTGAAAGCACCTGTGATTGAACGTTCGATACCGTTTTGTAATTTTGGTCTGTCCAAAGCAAAAGATATTCAGAGCGAAATTGAGAGCTTCTACTCGATACTTGCGGAGACTAACCCGGCAATTATTGGTGGTCAGCTACCACCTGATGAATTCTATCTGGGTTAG